One window of the Benincasa hispida cultivar B227 chromosome 3, ASM972705v1, whole genome shotgun sequence genome contains the following:
- the LOC120073716 gene encoding UDP-N-acetylglucosamine diphosphorylase 2-like, with translation MAEPMAVVGFDANAPLTPQQQPPQQLLLQQPPQALLERLKDYGQEDVFALWDELSHEERDLLVKDIESLDLSRVDRIIRCSLRSQGLPAAAIEPVPESCVSTLEERTLDERERWWKTGLKAISDGKLAVLLLSGGQGTRLGSSDPKGCFNIGLPSGKSLFQLQAERILRVQRLAAQATTDNSTSSASIHWYVMTSPFTDEATRNFFESQKYFGLEANQVTFFQQGTIPCISKDGRFVMETPYRVSKAPDGNGGVYAALRSSQLLEDMSARGIKYIDCYGVDNALVRVADPTFLGYFIDKGVSAAAKVVRKAYPQEKVGVFVRRGKGGPLTVVEYSELDPSLASAINQVTGRLRFCWSNVCLHMFTLDFLNQVANGLEKDSIYHLAEKKIPSIHGQTMGLKMEQFIFDAFPYAPSTALFEILREEEFAPVKNANGSNFDTPDSARLLVLRLHARWVVAAGGFLTHSVPLYATGVEVSPLCSYAGENLEAICRGRTFHAPCEISF, from the exons ATGGCGGAGCCAATGGCAGTGGTTGGTTTCGACGCCAATGCGCCGTTGACGCCACAGCAGCAACCGCCACAGCAGCTGCTTCTTCAACAACCACCTCAGGCCTTGCTTGAGCGACTCAAGGATTACGGCCAGGAGGATGTTTTTGCTCTTTGGGACGAGCTCTCCCACGAAGAGCGGGACCTTCTTGTCAAGGATATTGAG AGTTTGGATCTTTCCAGAGTAGATCGAATTATTCGATGTTCGCTTCGTTCTCAAG GGCTACCTGCGGCTGCAATTGAGCCCGTACCAGAGAGTTGCGTGTCGACGCTGGAGGAGCGAACCCTTGACGAAAGAGAGAGATGGTGGAAGACGGGGTTGAAGGCCATCTCAGATGGAAAGTTGGCTGTTTTGCTTTTATCTGGTGGTCAG GGAACTCGGCTGGGCAGTTCTGATCCTAAGGGATGTTTCA ATATTGGACTTCCATCGGGGAAATCACTTTTTCAACTTCAAGCTGAGAGAATTTTGCGTGTTCAAAGATTAGCTGCTCAAGCCACTACCGATA ATTCTACCAGTTCTGCTTCAATTCATTGGTATGTGATGACCAGTCCATTTACCGATGAGGCCACTCGCAATTTTTTTGAAAGTCAGAAATATTTCGGTTTGGAGGCTAATCAA GTCACCTTCTTTCAGCAGGGCACCATTCCTTGTATATCCAAGGATGGTAGATTTGTGATGGAAACACCATACAGG gtATCTAAGGCTCCAGATGGGAATGGAGGGGTATATGCAG CTTTAAGATCCTCACAGTTATTAGAAGATATGTCAGCAAGAGGGATTAAATATATAGACTGCTATGGAGTAGACAATGCATTA GTTCGCGTGGCTGATCCAACATTCTTGGGTTATTTCATTGATAAAGGTGTATCTGCAGCAGCCAAAGTTGTTCGTAAG GCATATCCCCAAGAGAAGGTTGGCGTATTTGTCCGACGAGGTAAAGGGGGACCACTCACTGTGGTTGAGTACAGTGAATTGGATCCGTCACTGGCTTCTGCCATCAATCAAGTAACAGGACGCCTTCGTTTCTGTTGGAGTAAT GTGTGCTTACACATGTTTACATTGGATTTTCTAAACCAAGTGGCAAATGGTCTTGAAAAGGACAGCAT CTACCATCTGGCGGAGAAAAAAATTCCTTCCATTCACGGGCAGACGATGGGACTAAAAATGGAGCAGTTCATATTCGATGCATTTCCCTATGCTCCTTCTACTGCACTATTTGAG ATCTTACGAGAAGAAGAGTTTGCACCCGTGAAAAATGCCAACGGGTCAAATTTTGACACTCCAGATAGTGCTAGGCTTCTTGTTCTCCGACTCCATGCTCGCTGGGTGGTTGCAGCTGGTGGATTCCTAACACATTCAGTTCCCTTATATGCAACTG GCGTGGAAGTATCACCACTTTGCTCGTATGCCGGAGAAAATCTAGAAGCGATATGCCGTGGAAGGACATTCCATGCACCTTGTGAAATTTCTTTCTAG
- the LOC120072787 gene encoding urease accessory protein D, with the protein MEIDGAVVVEKVAGKSAVTRCFSKYPLKFIIPRKVGPSKTDAIWIYSLNYGGGIVSGDSISYELTVKNGSTAVLTTQASTKVYKSKGEVCSEQLFEARIGSDALLAVLPDPVTCFATARYAQKQVFRVDSGSSLVLVDWFTSGRHGRGEIWEFDLFKSSNQIFLEDGHPLFFDTVLLERGSTNSIIERMHGYQVIAMVVILGPKVKNIRDQVRENVKKIMSEQLHSPFTSAHGAQMKMNSDHLSTKPRIMASSSVFGPMGIGTVVRIAAMETETVYRFLQQQLASMETLLGVPPYK; encoded by the exons ATGGAAATCGACGGTGCGGTGGTGGTCGAGAAAGTTGCAGGAAAATCCGCCGTCACCAGATGCTTTTCTAAGTACCCCCTCAAATTCATCATTCCCAGAAAG GTTGGTCCCTCCAAAACGGATGCTATTTGGATTTACAGCCTCAATTATGGCGGTGGCATTGTCTCT GGAGATTCAATTTCGTACGAATTGACCGTTAAAAATGGTTCCACTGCAGTCCTAACCACTCAGGCTTCTACTAAG GTATACAAGTCCAAGGGAGAAGTGTGCTCTGAACAATTATTCGAG GCAAGGATTGGTAGTGATGCCCTTTTGGCTGTACTTCCAGATCCGGTTACATGCTTCGCCACCGCAAGGTATGCACAGAAACAAGTCTTTCGAGTTGATTCAGGCTCTAGTTTGGTTCTTGTTGATTGGTTTACAAGTGGGCGCCATGGAAGGGGAGAAATTTGGGAATTTGATCTTTTCAAGAGTAGTAAtcaaatatttctagaagaCGGCCATCCATTATTTTTTGATACG GTTCTTCTAGAGCGAGGAAGCACCAACTCTATAATAGAACGCATGCATGGATATCAAGTCATTGCAATGGTTGTAATTTTGGG GCCAAAGGTCAAGAACATTCGAGACCAAGTTCGAGAAAACGTGAAAAAGATTATGAGTGAACAATTACACTCTCCTTTCACTTCTGCCCATGGCGCACAAATGAAAATGAACTCTGATCATTTGTCGACCAAACCTCGAATCATGGCTTCTTCCAGCGTTTTTGGCCCCATG GGAATTGGCACCGTTGTTAGAATAGCTGCCATGGAAACTGAAACGGTCTACAGGTTCCTTCAGCAACAGTTAGCTTCAATGGAGACACTTCTTGGAGTGCCACCTTATAAATGA